The following are encoded in a window of Deltaproteobacteria bacterium genomic DNA:
- the moaA gene encoding GTP 3',8-cyclase MoaA produces the protein MTGPMLDRYNREINYLRVSITDRCNLRCIYCMPKEGISQLGHDDILKFEEISRIVRIAVSMGISKIRITGGEPLVRRGVVDFISSLSGTVGLSDISLTTNGILLEAFAAKLFAAGVKRVNISLDSLNAEKYTLITRGGDLSAVLSGIDEVHRIGFSPIKINIVAIKGFNDDEILDFAKLSIDKPYQIRFIEFMELGHAALDHSNQYLSNTHIREIINNNYPLEPVNSERHKGDGPAKIYRIADGAGEIGFISPLSHKFCNECNRLRLTADGHLRVCLLSDEEVDLKGPLRDGCSDADLIDLIIRAIVKKPIRHYISCDEGHRKKCMTDMSSIGG, from the coding sequence ATGACAGGCCCGATGCTTGATAGATATAATAGAGAAATCAATTATCTGAGAGTTTCCATCACAGACAGGTGCAACCTTCGGTGTATCTACTGCATGCCTAAGGAGGGAATATCTCAGCTCGGACATGATGATATCCTGAAGTTTGAAGAAATATCACGGATCGTTCGTATTGCTGTGAGTATGGGAATCAGCAAGATCAGGATAACGGGCGGCGAGCCTCTGGTAAGACGCGGTGTCGTTGATTTTATTTCTTCACTGTCAGGAACAGTTGGTCTTAGTGACATCAGCCTGACAACCAACGGGATACTTCTGGAGGCATTTGCAGCAAAACTATTCGCTGCGGGAGTAAAAAGAGTCAACATCAGCCTTGATTCCCTCAACGCCGAGAAGTACACCCTCATTACCAGGGGGGGAGACTTAAGCGCAGTGCTCTCGGGAATCGATGAAGTTCACAGGATCGGTTTTTCACCGATCAAGATTAATATTGTGGCAATAAAAGGATTTAACGACGATGAGATACTGGATTTCGCAAAACTCAGCATTGACAAACCGTATCAGATCAGATTCATCGAGTTTATGGAATTGGGCCATGCCGCCCTCGATCATAGCAACCAGTATCTATCCAACACTCATATCAGGGAAATAATCAACAATAATTACCCTCTCGAACCTGTAAACAGTGAAAGGCATAAAGGTGACGGCCCGGCGAAGATTTACAGGATTGCAGACGGCGCCGGAGAAATCGGTTTTATAAGCCCGCTAAGTCATAAATTCTGCAATGAATGCAACAGACTTCGGCTTACAGCGGACGGTCATCTCAGAGTGTGCCTGCTTTCAGACGAAGAGGTCGATTTGAAAGGTCCCCTGCGTGATGGCTGCAGTGATGCGGATCTGATTGATCTCATAATAAGGGCAATAGTAAAAAAGCCCATACGGCACTATATCTCCTGTGATGAAGGCCATAGAAAGAAATGTATGACAGACATGTCTTCAATTGGTGGTTGA